A portion of the Fulvia fulva chromosome 1, complete sequence genome contains these proteins:
- a CDS encoding 54S ribosomal protein L6, mitochondrial: protein MANRRFHPPSTTATMDASRQCMRSSRALAKTFSTPTCREVTLPAFLVPAFAQGQQTSRFSTSSQCQSKIGIKALAFPPEVKFTVTAPPPQRSNARASRTQEQTRVDIEGPLGRMSMTIPPYMSITVNENGTRQLHIRDKEDKKQKAMWGTTRAYLQNHILGVSEGHAAILRLVGVGYRASIEEKEEAIVGSKTVKREFPGQKLVSLKVGYSHPIELLVPEGLKASTPQPTRILLEGVEKEVVKQFAAEIRAWRVPEPYKGKGIFVNDETIRLKAKKIK, encoded by the exons ATGGCGAACAGGAGATTCCACCCACCATCGACCACAGCGACGATGGACGCCTCACGGCAATGTATGCGCTCATCGAGAGCTCTAGCGAAGACGTTCAGTACACCCACATGTCGCGAAGTCACGCTCCCGGCATTCCTGGTGCCAGCATTCGCGCAAGGACAGCAAACATCCCGATTCTCGACATCCTCCCAATGCCAGTCAAAGATAGGCATCAAGGCTCTCGCCTTCCCACCAGAAGTGAAGTTCACCGTCACAGCACCCCCGCCGCAACGAAGCAATGCGCGTGCCAGCAGAACGCAGGAGCAGACTAGGGTCGATATTGAAGGGCCATTGGGGAGGATGAGCATGACTATACCGCCATACATGTCTATTACGGTCAATGAGAATGGGACACGGCAATTGCACATACGGGATAAAGAGGATAAGAAGCAGAAGGCTATGTGGG GCACAACACGTGCATACCTCCAAAACCACATTCTCGGTGTCTCAGAAGGGCACGCCGCCATCCTACGACTTGTCGGTGTCGGTTACCGAGCATCGATTGAGGAGAAAGAGGAAGCAATTGTTGGCTCAAAGACGGTCAAGCGGGAGTTTCCGGGCCAGAAGCTTGTGTCTCTAAAGGTGGGATACTCACATCCGATCGAGCTATTGGTGCCTGAGGGTTTGAAAGCGAGCACGCCTCAGCCGACGAGAATACTGTTGGAGGGCGTGGAGAAAGAGGTGGTCAAGCAGTTCGCGGCAGAGATCAGAGCATGGAGAGTGCCGGAGCCGTACAAGGGCAAGGGTATCTTTGTTAATGATGAGACGATTAGATTGAAGGCGAAGAAGATCAAGTAG